CTCCTTCTTGCCCTTGGCACCGTCGCGCTTGATCTGGGCCACCTCGATGTCGTACTGCGCGTACACGGACACGAACTCGCCGATGGCCATGCTGCAGGCGCCGGCCACCAGCCCGGCGAGGCCCGACACGAGCATCGTCTTGCCGGCGTCGTTCACGGCGCTGACGCCGATCATGAGGGACGCCACGGAGACGAGGCCGTCGTTGGCGCCGAGGACCGCCGCGCGGAGCCACTGCGCGCGGGCCATGTAGTtgacgccgccgtcgtcgtcgcccgggTGGTCGTCGGCCTCggccgcctcgtcgtcgacggcgagCACGACGACGACGTCCTCCTCCTTGGCCCTGCGCTCGCCGTCGGCGTGCACGTGGGAGGAGCCGAAGTGATGGTCCATGGATCCAAGGCGATCGAGCTACTCAAGGAGAAGCAATGTGGCTGGCTGCTGTACCTGAGTAGTGTGCCGGCCACACGCCTCGGCGGGGGTATTTATACTGGAAACCGCTAGGGTTTGACGAATGGAGGGCTCCGATTGCACTTGCGTGTGGCAGCCACACGCCCCCCGCTGACGTGTACCTCACACGGGATTTTCTGCAGATGTTGACGCGCGTATCTCGCTCGCTGATCGTCTGGTTCAGTGCATGCCTTCATTTTTAGCAACAAGTAAATGCGCCATCAATACACGGGTCCAAATGTACGTACTAGCCCACCGCCAAATTTTGCGAATCTATACTAATGGGAGTTGGTAGTCTCATCGTTTCACATGCAGTCTGAAAATAATTTGAAAACCGAGCAATCAATTTGAAAATCAAGGAATCAATTCGGTTTAGATTAGTAGAtactgatctaaacgctcttatatttctttacggtggGAGTACTACTAAACGGGAGTTGGCATGTTGTCGTTTCGTACACATTCATTAATATAAAAATAACCTGAAAACCAATCGTCAAATCAATTTGAAAATCAATCCATTAATCTATACTATTAAACGGCGGTTGGTACATCATCCTTTCACACACATCCATTaatatgaaaataatttgaaaatcAAGCACCGAATCAATTTGAAAATCAAGCCACTAATCTATATTATGAAACGGCGGCGGGCACGTTATTCTTTCGCACGCGGTCATTAATGTAAAAATAATTTGGAAACTGAGCGCCGAATCAGTTTGAAAATCAATCCATTAATCTACTCTATTAAACAGGAGTTGATATGTGGTGGTTTCACATGCAGACATAATGCGGAAATAAATTTGAAACCAAGCACCGAATCAATTTGAAAATCAagtcattaatgcaattaatgTGCCAGAGATTTAATTTCATGTGCATTAATTAGCTCCATTTAGATTAAGATTTTTTTCGCGCCGAATTAATTTGGAACGCAGGGAGGGCATCTCCAAGTTGACCCACAAACTGCCTGCACCCGTCCGGACCACGTGGTCCGGACGCGTTTCGCCATCCATTGTAGGCCACGTGGTTCGGAACTCTGGACCGCTACCACGATTGCTTCCGACAAACCGGGCCCACACAAAATtctctccctcgcccacgctcTTTCCCGCCAGAGCCTCCGCCGCGCATTGACGCCGacccagagcggacgtgacctctcactggcaccggcattcAAGCGGCTCACCGGTGAAGAGCGCCACCCGCTGCACACCCGTTGCGCACACCTTCTCTCCGCATTGAAAGGGCATCTGTCGAATGTCTACCTCCATTAAACCGGCGCTTGTGTCGAGGAACCTACTTCGGTGCTCCGAGCACTATACGCCCGTCCCTCTGCCGACCGACATTAAACACCTCTTTGATTGACACCTTGCATCCGCCCGCTATTTAAGCATAGCCAGGCGTCGTGCAAGAACCCCACCACACCTTCGCCCTCCATCTCCTCCTTGCACCACACCTGCCATGGCCTCCTCGAGCTCAACAACCCTCTGGGACAACCTCTCGTCTGAGCAAAAGGAG
This region of Triticum aestivum cultivar Chinese Spring chromosome 2D, IWGSC CS RefSeq v2.1, whole genome shotgun sequence genomic DNA includes:
- the LOC123049683 gene encoding vacuolar iron transporter homolog 2-like translates to MDHHFGSSHVHADGERRAKEEDVVVVLAVDDEAAEADDHPGDDDGGVNYMARAQWLRAAVLGANDGLVSVASLMIGVSAVNDAGKTMLVSGLAGLVAGACSMAIGEFVSVYAQYDIEVAQIKRDGAKGKKESLPSPTLAALASALAFAVGALLPLLAGGFVRTYGARVGAVCAATTVGLAGFGAAGGYLGGASVARSGFRVLLGGWVAMAVTYGVLWLFAKVSHIHVSSLA